From a single Ornithodoros turicata isolate Travis chromosome 8, ASM3712646v1, whole genome shotgun sequence genomic region:
- the LOC135367036 gene encoding uncharacterized protein LOC135367036, producing MTLLRVSTMEENIEECIDNDSWKTVYTAFKKKIVDTNHLIEKYSAVTQENTVLCKKVNDVTTLSQSLKLDCEKYEKDLQNALQDQEPLKQLCASLRDQLQSHEQQKAALENTLESYKASVRQYEDLLKQKQQEVQSVRETLSGKRGKGEAKEKVLSLEKKLQKETKELRQLHRRCLRAHTLFKVLDEKLNKKGILTPLEKRQFKNVVSILKPPPTDSDEQPGEDCPSSDEDTGKIDGNDDADYLEKLLMNGNGNCSSDSEDNFTAVPDCAPPAEKAAGVDGEDQAGGRSQELPEGSDKSGEAVDGKGEENEAQTTDTPVEKGEAEATKEEVVNPCPENVVATVSEEQQACASSGSVSDSPVKESGGALDCADRGDQPCTIACSVPDSSNNEQPAQDDRESHQLKTHALDGASANCDVNEEVPMDTADKQPSSSAPLQTEKELACTSTGLTEPLQLGAVAPVKSQSDGSNAGKRCPKEQQQAQISSLFQQQQILNEGRDIEIVRAELKKITSEMHLTDFCSIPLSPLPPSPPLFDIEPNVMEVEDTHRSVSGDSSSIFGNKYRDSLPSGAPPISKSSSSPRKTTGLSRKEKCKNKSKSLPFSNMIDSTGSDAVFGRRPFHHQQSEGFEPHIEGVELQSDEQPVRIPTPLWSHPVESRKIQTKFWHDPVDGTLNVRARLPKDSVTKSHLVPTITVELDPVDYDFHLAYKEVPISHQEIERARSHQPLYITPTDTDQEEFRLPTGPTRRVPSALQTHSPAQTLARNSLPPVRSQPTDVQPKSILGHKQKPPARIPPVSFVCSRSPRRSEASQDDMARDCPQGAPGPVSGAPFQTRPLSPLPPTPLKQLLLLPDGETPKEQPQPTLLPALKRGRQRKLATIGQLPCIPDDDIAEQQNGGIEKRRVSFGFHIDGNSAKFNRTRSEANDSILPSDDERQPESQEQELPVSKKQRISLFSTKVSTEKAQKKPLFVRAGHLADDSTAHGHAVFEEEDTGPAVPSSEHGDTGAAKSSISMSPRKARRTQRNTEDSFDQSEAYVSPDKNVSSDKVTPPAKKRCISHVLPETLKSPDVLSPVSGSGSEFPHGAPRSKEAQVQEGKKPARERVPAPPYSIFVTTPKHNFLMTRARGNLVCNSTVKGALDKLAWLAITPHVTPEAVQSVAHSLRSLSDVIAITILSYLGNTTANPFLGYVRKEVKPPLMTPTEALMLQCLECVEEKRKITEGMFNLLLTALRARLFSSRRPRTLLGMTAYCRMIAGVCKRMGDIALLRVVLWDILRLFCGNAPFLVAAVVGVWPEVLSSYSRDGSSDAALLGLRYILFHAPHTLNATLSEQTRVIFQELGNLYPLDTHLNVTDVAEALVSAMDTITSTASEEKVDEFLLHCLTLEEVCRRSGDWQWVVSVVLKKLWLLVGKLMKNSDVAAKEYLCTVVTLFGGIWRRFPPEENLSSLNPYLDKVEMLLQENETDFAVQEAFVKSVFLLPAVERWESLLSVIRAWQGNHKDEVLKLKGVERTLAKNRNISKKMKKKADKAAARQS from the exons TTTTGAGTCTCGAAAAGAAGCTTCAGAAAGAGACTAAGGAACTTCGGCAACTGCACCGGAGGTGCTTGAGAGCTCAC ACCCTTTTCAAAGTATTGGATGAGAAACTCAATAAAAAAG GTATCCTGACACCGCTGGAAAAGCGGCAGTTTAAGAATGTCGTTTCTATACTGAAACCTCCTCCTACAGACAGCGATGAACAGCCAGGAGAAGACT GCCCCAGTTCCGACGAAGATACTGGCAAAATTGATGGCAATGACGATGCGGATTACCTCGAGAAGCTGCTCATGAATGGGAATGGGAACTGTTCCTCGGATTCAGAGGATAACTTCACAGCCGTTCCCGATTGCGCACCCCCTGCCGAGAAAGCAGCAGGTGTGGATGGTGAAGACCAGGCAGGAGGACGCTCCCAAGAGCTGCCTGAAGGAAGCGACAAATCTGGGGAAGCTGTAGATGGCAAAGGGGAAGAGAATGAGGCACAAACGACAGACACCCCAGTTGAGAAGGGGGAAGCTGAAGCCACGAAGGAAGAAGTGGTAAATCCGTGCCCAGAAAACGTGGTAGCCACTGTCTCGGAGGAACAGCAGGCTTGTGCCTCCTCGGGATCAGTCTCAGACTCACCAGTGAAAGAGAGTGGTGGTGCCTTGGACTGTGCTGATAGGGGCGATCAGCCGTGTACGATAGCATGCAGTGTGCCGGACAGCAGCAATAACGAGCAGCCTGCTCAAGATGATAGGGAATCTCACCAGCTGAAGACACACGCGTTAGACGGAGCGTCTGCGAACTGTGACGTGAACGAAGAGGTGCCCATGGATACTGCTGACAAGCAGCCTAGCAGCTCTGCTCCTCTACAAACAGAAAAAGAGCTAGCATGTACGTCCACGGGACTTACAGAACCACTGCAGCTGGGTGCTGTAGCGCCTGTAAAGTCCCAAAGTGACGGTAGCAATGCTGGAAAAAGATGTCCCAAAGAGCAACAACAAGCCCAGATTTCGTCACTCTTCCAGCAACAACAAATTCTGAATGAAGGACGTGACATTGAAATTGTGAGGGCGGAGTTAAAGAAGATCACCTCTGAAATGCACCTTACAGACTTCTGCTCTATACCATTGTCCCCATTACCTCCATCTCCTCCACTGTTTGATATTGAGCCCAATGTCATGGAGGTTGAAGACACACACAGAAGTGTGTCCGGTGATAGTTCCTCAATTTTTGGCAATAAATATCGGGACTCCCTACCGTCAGGTGCACCTCCTATCTctaaatcatcatcatctccgcGCAAAACAACTGGCCTGTCTCGcaaagaaaaatgcaagaatAAAAGTAAGAGCTTGCCCTTTTCAAATATGATTGATAGCACGGGTAGTGATGCTGTTTTTGGTAGAAGACCTTTCCACCACCAGCAGTCTGAAGGCTTTGAGCCACACATTGAAGGTGTAGAATTACAGAGCGATGAACAACCTGTGAGGATCCCAACTCCGTTGTGGAGTCACCCCGTAGAGAGTAGGAAGATACAGACGAAGTTCTGGCACGACCCTGTAGACGGAACGCTGAACGTCAGGGCAAGGCTACCGAAAGACTCTGTTACCAAGAGCCATCTTGTCCCCACAATCACGGTGGAACTTGACCCTGTGGATTACGACTTTCACTTGGCGTACAAGGAAGTTCCCATTTCTCACCAAGAAATTGAGCGTGCAAGATCACACCAACCGCTGTACATCACACCAACCGACACAGATCAGGAAGAATTCCGCTTACCTACAGGGCCGACTAGACGTGTGCCAAGTGCCTTACAGACGCATTCTCCCGCGCAGACCCTGGCTAGAAACTCTCTTCCCCCCGTGAGGTCTCAGCCTACGGACGTGCAGCCCAAGAGCATCTTGGGACACAAGCAGAAGCCACCTGCCAGGATTCCACCCGTGTCGTTTGTGTGTTCAAGATCACCAAGGCGCTCCGAAGCATCGCAGGACGACATGGCAAGAGACTGTCCCCAGGGGGCGCCCGGTCCAGTTTCCGGCGCTCCGTTCCAGACACGACCGCTGTCACCGCTCCCACCAACGCCTCTGAAACAACTCTTGTTGTTGCCAGATGGGGAAACCCCGAAGGAGCAGCCGCAACCGACTCTTCTTCCGGCCCTTAAGAGGGGCAGGCAAAGAAAGCTGGCAACAATTGGTCAGCTGCCCTGTATTCCGGACGACGACATAGCCGAACAACAAAATGGAGGCATTGAAAAGCGAAGGGTCTCCTTTGGGTTTCACATTGATGGTAACTCCGCCAAGTTCAACAGGACTCGATCGGAAGCGAATGATTCGATCCTGCCATCCGATGATGAGAGGCAACCTGAAAGTCAAGAGCAGGAGCTGCCGGTGAGCAAGAAGCAAAGGATAAGTCTGTTCTCCACAAAAGTCTCCACGGAGAAAGCACAGAAGAAGCCATTGTTCGTTAGAGCAGGGCAccttgcagacgacagcacagCTCATGGCCATGCAGTCTTTGAAGAGGAAGATACAGGCCCTGCTGTACCTTCATCAGAGCATGGCGACACAGGTGCTGCAAAATCTTCCATCTCCATGTCACCGCGCAAAGCGAGACGTACTCAACGCAACACTGAGGACTCTTTCGACCAAAGTGAAGCGTACGTTTCTCCCGACAAAAATGTTTCGAGCGACAAGGTCACGCCTCCTGCAAAGAAACGATGCATCAGTCACGTTCTGCCAGAGACCTTGAAGTCGCCGGACGTCCTCTCACCTGTTTCAGGAAGCGGTTCCGAGTTTCCTCACGGTGCACCTCGAAGCAAGGAAGCCCAGGTACAAGAAGGCAAGAAGCCAGCCCGAGAACGTGTTCCTGCTCCGCCTTACTCCATCTTCGTCACAACGCCGAAGCACAATTTCTTGATGACGCGTGCTAGGGGCAACCTTGTTTGCAACAGCACTGTGAAGGGTGCCCTGGACAAACTTGCTTGGCTTGCCATCACCCCTCACGTAACTCCGGAGGCTGTCCAGAGTGTAGCCCACAGCCTTCGATCCCTGTCGGACGTGATCGCCATCACCATTCTCTCCTACCTTGGCAACACCACGGCAAACCCTTTTCTCGGCTACGTGCGGAAAGAAGTGAAGCCACCGTTGATGACGCCGACCGAGGCTCTGATGTTGCAGTGCCTCGAATGCGTGGAGGAGAAGCGGAAGATCACGGAAGGCATGTTCAACCTCCTCCTCACTGCACTGCGGGCGCGCCTGTTCTCGAGCCGTCGTCCGAGGACGTTGCTGGGAATGACGGCGTATTGCCGGATGATAGCCGGTGTCTGCAAGAGGATGGGAGACATTGCTCTGCTGCGAGTCGTCCTCTGGGACATACTGAGGCTGTTCTGCGGGAATGCACCCTTCCTGGTGGCTGCTGTAGTTGGCGTCTGGCCAGAGGTGTTGAGTTCCTATAGCAGAGATGGCTCTTCAG ATGCAGCATTGTTGGGTCTTCGGTACATCCTCTTCCATGCCCCGCACACGCTGAATGCAACCTTGAGTGAGCAGACACGGGTCATCTTTCAAGAGCTTGGGAACCTTTACCCTCTTGACACTCACTTAAATGTGACAGATGTTGCCGAAGCCCTCGTAAGTGCAATGGACACGATAACGTCTACAGCATCTGAAGAAAAAGTGG ACGAGTTTCTGCTTCACTGCTTGACACTGGAAGAGGTGTGCAGACGTTCAGGTGACTGGCAGTGGGTCGTTAGTGTCGTCTTAAAGAAGCTGTGGCTGCTTGTAGGGAAGCTGATGAAAAACAGCGATGTTGCTGCTAAAGAATACCTGTGCACCGTTGTTACCTTATTTG GTGGCATCTGGAGGCGCTTTCCACCGGAGGAGAATCTGTCATCTCTAAACCCATACCTTGACAAAGTGGagatgctcctgcaagagaacgaAACAG ATTTTGCAGTGCAGGAAGCGTTTGTGAAGTCTGTGTTCCTTCTGCCCGCTGTGGAGCGATGGGAGTCGCTTCTCTCTGTCATCCGGGCGTGGCAAGGGAACCACAAAGATGAAGTGCTGAAATTAAAAGGTGTTGAACGCACCCTTGCCAAGAACCGTAACATCAgtaagaagatgaagaagaaagcCGACAAAGCAGCAGCTCGACAGAGCTAA